From a region of the Coffea arabica cultivar ET-39 chromosome 3e, Coffea Arabica ET-39 HiFi, whole genome shotgun sequence genome:
- the LOC113736920 gene encoding protein MAIN-LIKE 2-like — protein MDMHSSNPGPIDDSVLYDQDKHVSAAVWEGQERGALRCHEHTSKLDRWVLTDKQIELVKKAGFGFLRLIPAISLDNPLISALVERWRRETNTFHFTVGEMTVTLEDVAYLLGLPIDGEPVIGVTYTTCDAVCVKYLGKGPGSGYTSGGMVKLSWLKESFSHCPEDASDEDVECYTRAYLLYLVGSTIFSTTTGNKVPVMYLPLFEDFEEAGKYAWGAAALSFLYRALGNASLKSQSTISGCLTLLQCWSYYHLNVGRPRLKHDPIHECFPFVLRWKGKQSGPTSNRDVAFYRKALDSLKASDVNWSPYTNIGHTVIPVNIINSLILGRSKTMLICFDKAERHLPDRCLRQFDMTQTIPEDVQKWERKSRGVDGGVDLSLKMESELNEWSYRRLHIVEAEEDVEESEYMHWYLRITRKLVGRPIPISSEFQRMNAALRDIAHVADTLSTHGMDDQQIQAVSRIRYVAHECLRDQFGVSLVVASVPNEVGKRTRGKEKVRRKGMGKRRKKEDTDHHSLYRLNPMASQLVSYPAENELDHALQCLPPSETENVRASLMVHKVDEVEVCDDSNEVDDLHFRHTAEEDDDDQPSQGASESAAELPCTATEVVQQPSLESTEDVARQVEAH, from the exons ATGGATATGCATTCAAGCAACCCTGGTCCAATTGATGATTCTGTCCTTTATGATCAAGATAAGCATGTCTCAGCTGCTGTTTGGGAGGGGCAG GAACGAGGTGCACTTAGGTGCCATGAACATACCTCAAAGCTGGATCGCTGGGTTCTTACTGATAAGCAAATTGAATTGGTAAAGAAGGCTGGATTTGGTTTCTTGAGATTGATACCTGCTATTAGTTTGGATAACCCACTTATCTCTGCGTTGGTTGAGAGATGGAGAAGAGAAACAAACACATTCCATTTCACTGTAGGAGAGATGACAGTGACTCTGGAAGATGTCGCATATTTGCTGGGGCTACCAATTGATGGTGAACCAGTTATAGGTGTTACATATACCACATGTGATGCAGTATGTGTCAAATATTTAGGAAAAGGACCAGGTTCTGGGTACACGAGTGGTGGAATGGTGAAACTTAGCTGGTTGAAAGAGAGCTTCTCTCATTGTCCCGAGGATGCTTCAGATGAAGATGTTGAGTGTTACACCCGTGCCTATCTTCTTTATCTTGTTGGTAGCACAATATTTTCAACAACCACCGGTAACAAAGTCCCTGTGATGTACCTTCCGTTGTTTGAAGACTTTGAAGAAGCAGGGAAATATGCATGGGGTGCAGCAGCATTATCTTTTTTGTATAGAGCGCTTGGTAATGCCTCATTGAAATCTCAGAGCACAATTAGTGGTTGCTTAACTCTGCTACAG TGCTGGAGCTACTATCATCTTAATGTTGGTAGACCTCGACTTAAGCATGATCCAATCCATGAATGTTTTCCATTTGTGCTCCGTTGGAAAGGTAAACAAAGTGGTCCAACATCAAATCGTGATGTAGCCTTCTACCGTAAAGCATTGGACTCCCTCAAGGCATCTGAC GTAAATTGGTCTCCTTATACAAATATCGGTCATACTGTTATACCAGTAAATATTATAAATAGTCTCATTCTTGGGAGATCAAAGACAATGTTGATATGCTTTGACAAAGCAGAGAGACACCTTCCAGACCGTTGCCTGAGGCAGTTTGACATGACTCAAACAATCCCAGAAGATGTACAAAAGTGGGAGAGGAAGAGCCGTGGAGTAGATGGCGGGGTAGACCTCTCTTTGAAAATGGAATCAGAGCTCAATGAATGGTCATATCGCCGTCTCCATATTGTTGAGGCTGAAGAAGATGTCGAGGAAAGTGAATACATGCACTGGTACTTGAGAATAACACGCAAGTTGGTTGGTAGGCCCATACCGATCTCATCGGAGTTTCAGAGAATG AATGCAGCACTGAGGGACATTGCCCATGTGGCAGATACTCTTTCCACGCATGGGATGGATGACCAACAGATACAGGCAGTGTCAAGAATCAGGTATGTTGCACATGAGTGCTTGAGGGACCAGTTTGGGGTTTCATTGGTGGTGGCCTCCGTGCCAAATGAAGTAGGGAAAAGGACAAGAGGGAAGGAGAAGGTAAGGAGGAAGGGCATGGGAAAacggagaaaaaaagaagacacAGATCATCATAGTTTGTACCGCTTGAATCCCATGGCCAGTCAACTAGTTTCATATCCTgcagaaaatgagcttgatcATGCGCTGCAGTGTCTTCCTCCAAGTGAGACAGAGAATGTACGGGCATCTCTTATGGTTCACAAAGTTGATGAAGTAGAGGTTTGTGATGATTCTAATGAGGTTGATGATTTGCACTTCCGCCATACagctgaagaagatgatgatgatcaaCCTTCACAGGGAGCAAGTGAAAGTGCTGCAGAGTTGCCTTGTACAGCTACTGAGGTTGTTCAACAACCCTCTCTGGAAAGCACTGAGGATGTTGCTCGGCAAGTGGAGGCACATTAA
- the LOC113737076 gene encoding uncharacterized protein has product MANSLLTQAAPATTAIPISTRSKQSNATQSPLSFPRVSAFHRGSDQAPGPNLLYRRSLAFGLVGAVLGLNSAEKSAGAAARRPPPPPPEEKKDPNVSGLTAKVLASKRRKEAMKENVAKLRKQGKPIITEPSE; this is encoded by the exons ATGGCCAATTCATTGTTAACCCAAGCAGCACCAGCAACTACAGCAATACCAATTTCAACGAGATCAAAGCAGAGTAATGCTACTCAGTCGCCTTTGAGTTTCCCTAGAGTTTCTGCATTTCATCGTGGTTCTGATCAAGCTCCAGGCCCCAACCTTCTCTACCGCAG AAGTCTTGCATTTGGTTTGGTTGGTGCAGTGCTAGGCTTGAACTCGGCTGAAAAAAGTGCAGGTGCTGCTGCTAGAagaccaccaccacctcctccggAGGAGAAAAAGGACCCCAATGTGAGCGGCCTAACGGCCAAAGTTCTAGCAAGTAAGAGGAGGAAGGAAGCCATGAAAGAAAATGTGGCCAAGCTGAGAAAGCAAGGGAAGCCTATTATTACTGAACCATCTGAAtag